A stretch of Macadamia integrifolia cultivar HAES 741 chromosome 7, SCU_Mint_v3, whole genome shotgun sequence DNA encodes these proteins:
- the LOC122083925 gene encoding UDP-glycosyltransferase 88F4-like — translation MEGTVVIYPIMTIGHLVSMVELGNLILRQYHHRFSVTVLITTDQLFITPDVTAFLRRVSKATPSITFHHLPSLSIPSSSIEPSPNRSRLAVRGELIRSNNPNLIHALQTISETSTVRALIIDFFCVPGSYGASDLGFPTYYYIPAGAIFLSLLLHLPTIHSQTTKSFKHLTTTHLHFPGLPPVRASHMPEPMLDRDDQVYHYMLEIGNRLPKSTGIIVNTFESLESKVIKAITDGLCIPDVPTPPVYCIGPLIDSPDTHSLEGESINQCLSWLDAQPSQRVVFLCFGSRGVFSKTQVKEIAVGLEKSGQRFLWVLRKPLSEDNNKHMSFEREDLDLDVLLPEGFLERTHDRGLVVKEWAPQVEVLSKESVGGFVTHCGWNSVLEAVSAGVPMVAWPLYAEQHMNRTVLVEQMKLAMPMEASKDGMVSAVEVEKRVRALIESEEGRVSRERSRKTKEEAVAAWSAGGSSMIAFTKLADSWIY, via the coding sequence atGGAAGGAACTGTAGTGATATACCCCATAATGACCATTGGCCACCTCGTATCAATGGTGGAACTAGGCAATCTCATTCTCCGCCAATATCATCACCGCTTCTCCGTCACCGTCCTCATCACAACAGACCAATTATTTATCACACCAGACGTCACCGCCTTCCTCCGCCGCGTCTCCAAAGCCACCCCATCCATCACCTTCCACCACCTCCCTTCCCTCTCCATTCCTTCCAGCTCTATCGAACCTTCTCCCAATCGAAGTCGCTTAGCAGTCCGCGGCGAACTTATCCGCTCTAACAACCCAAACCTCATCCATGCACTTCAAACCATCTCGGAAACCTCCACTGTTCGAGCCCTTATCATAGACTTCTTCTGCGTCCCTGGCTCCTACGGGGCATCTGATCTCGGCTTCCCCACATACTACTATATCCCTGCAGGTGctatctttctctccctcttgctcCATCTCCCCACCATCCACAGTCAAACCACCAAGAGCTTCAAGCATCTGACCACAACCCATCTCCATTTCCCCGGATTGCCGCCCGTCCGGGCCTCCCACATGCCCGAACCGATGCTGGACCGAGATGACCAAGTCTACCATTACATGTTAGAGATCGGTAACAGACTACCCAAGTCAACAGGAATTATAGTCAACACTTTTGAGTCCCTTGAGTCAAAAGTGATCAAAGCCATCACTGATGGGCTCTGCATACCTGACGTTCCAACTCCACCTGTTTACTGCATTGGACCATTGATCGACAGCCCCGATACTCATTCCCTGGAGGGTGAAAGTATAAATCAATGCTTGTCATGGCTGGATGCGCAACCGAGTCAGAGGGTCGTGTTCTTGTGTTTTGGAAGCCGAGGTGTGTTCTCGAAAACGCAGGTGAAGGAGATCGCAGTTGGGTTGGAGAAAAGTGGGCAGAGGTTCTTGTGGGTACTGCGGAAGCCTCTCTCAGAGGACAATAACAAACATATGTCTTTTGAAAGGGAAGATCTGGATTTGGATGTTCTGTTACCGGAAGGTTTCTTGGAAAGGACCCATGACAGGGGTCTTGTGGTCAAGGAGTGGGCCCCACAAGTGGAAGTGCTTAGTAAGGAATCGGTAGGTGGGTTCGTGACTCACTGTGGGTGGAACTCGGTGTTGGAAGCTGTATCCGCAGGGGTGCCCATGGTGGCATGGCCTCTCTATGCTGAGCAGCACATGAACAGAACAGTTTTGGTGGAGCAGATGAAATTGGCGATGCCGATGGAGGCATCAAAAGATGGGATGGTGAGTGCGGTGGAGGTTGAGAAACGCGTTAGGGCGTTGATAGAATCGGAAGAAGGGAGAGTTTCAAGAGAAAGGAGTCGCAAGACAAAGGAAGAGGCCGTGGCTGCGTGGTCCGCGGGTGGTTCTTCTATGATTGCTTTCACCAAGCTGGCTGACTCATGGATCTATTGA